From one Enterococcus sp. DIV2402 genomic stretch:
- a CDS encoding extracellular solute-binding protein: MKWSKKIILACIALGATISLTACGKNQEDASGKVEIEFFNQKKEMTQTIQEIAKDFEAKNPDIHVKVVDVPNAGEVIKTRMLAGDVPDVINLYPQSIELKEWAKAGYLEDLTEEPYLENIKNGYAQRFAIEDRVYSIPLTANVYGFYYNKTAFEEMGIQAPETWAEFEKIVAEIKDQNKVPFAIAGAEGWTLNGYHQLALATAAGGEEEANNVWRFSEVNGINAESKEMQKDFNRLDLLREPKTLQNNWQGAGYNDTVVTFTKGDALIMPNGSWAMPMINSQNPDFEVGTFPFPADEAGQSLTIGAGDLALSVSATSQHKEEAKRFVEYMTTPEAMQKYYDVDGAPCAVEGVIENTQDSPLSGLTELAFTDRHLVWLAKDWNSENDFYTLTTNYLHNGNQKAMINALNAFFNPMKADGR, from the coding sequence ATGAAGTGGTCTAAAAAAATCATTTTAGCTTGTATAGCACTAGGAGCAACAATCTCTTTGACTGCTTGTGGAAAAAATCAGGAAGATGCAAGCGGTAAGGTAGAAATAGAGTTTTTTAATCAAAAAAAAGAAATGACTCAAACGATTCAGGAGATTGCTAAAGATTTTGAAGCAAAAAACCCTGATATTCATGTAAAAGTTGTGGATGTACCGAATGCTGGTGAAGTAATTAAAACACGTATGTTAGCAGGCGATGTACCAGATGTCATTAATCTTTATCCTCAAAGTATAGAATTGAAAGAATGGGCGAAAGCTGGTTATTTAGAGGACTTAACCGAAGAACCGTATTTAGAGAATATCAAAAATGGGTATGCACAACGTTTTGCTATTGAGGATCGTGTATATAGCATACCATTAACCGCTAATGTCTATGGTTTTTACTATAACAAAACTGCTTTTGAGGAAATGGGGATTCAAGCACCAGAAACTTGGGCAGAATTTGAAAAAATAGTAGCTGAGATTAAAGATCAAAACAAAGTACCATTTGCGATTGCAGGAGCAGAAGGCTGGACTTTAAATGGTTATCACCAACTAGCTTTAGCGACTGCTGCGGGTGGTGAAGAGGAAGCGAACAATGTTTGGCGTTTCTCAGAAGTTAATGGAATTAATGCTGAAAGCAAAGAAATGCAAAAAGATTTTAATCGATTAGATTTGTTAAGAGAACCAAAAACTTTGCAAAACAACTGGCAAGGTGCCGGTTATAACGATACAGTAGTTACTTTTACAAAAGGTGATGCGTTGATTATGCCGAATGGTTCATGGGCAATGCCGATGATTAATTCACAAAATCCAGATTTTGAAGTAGGAACTTTTCCTTTTCCAGCAGATGAAGCAGGTCAAAGTCTAACGATTGGCGCAGGAGACCTAGCCTTGTCAGTTTCTGCAACTTCTCAACATAAAGAAGAAGCCAAACGTTTTGTAGAATATATGACAACGCCTGAAGCGATGCAGAAATATTATGATGTAGATGGCGCACCGTGTGCTGTTGAGGGTGTTATCGAGAATACTCAAGATTCACCATTAAGTGGTTTAACTGAACTTGCTTTTACTGATCGTCATTTAGTTTGGCTAGCCAAAGATTGGAATAGTGAAAATGATTTTTATACCTTAACAACAAATTATTTACACAATGGCAATCAAAAAGCCATGATTAACGCATTAAATGCTTTCTTTAATCCAATGAAAGCTGACGGAAGGTAG
- a CDS encoding alpha-galactosidase, whose product MIIFDNHTQTFHLQNKKISYLLGIEENNYLTHLYFGKKITHYSGGYRYPRTDRSFSPNNANAQDRLLSLDTLPLEFPGYGHGDFREPAHNIKLGNGSRVNDFRYDSYEIQKGKPSLAGLPALYTEDDDEAETLIIQLKDAISGLTLQLFYTIYQNHSAIIRSTQLVNNSDETVEINRLASQSIDFSNRPLELIHLNGTWARERQMTREKIHTGMKVLDSKRGSSSHQQNPFVALVDAKTDEFQGEAYGFNLVYSGNHETVIQKDPFDQTRVIMGINSFNFGWQLKTGDTFQTPEVVMVYSNEGLNALSHTYHELYNHRLIRGNYRLQERPTLINNWEATYFDFNEEKIMNIVDDAKNLGIEMFVLDDGWFGGRENDFTSLGDWVETEGKLACGLENLAEQVHDKGMKFGIWFEPEMISEDSELFRAHPDWALGIPGRDRSISRNQYVLDFSRQDVRDNIYQQMTAIFDRVPIDYVKWDMNRNMTEVYSVLLDSTMQGEVAHRYMLGLYEFLEKLTTNYPTILFESCSGGGGRFDAGFLYYMPQTWTSDNTDAVARLKIQYGTSLVYPISSMGAHVSAVPNHQTGRETSLTIRGNAAMAGVFGYELDLTQLTSEEKAEIKEQVAFYKKHRQLLQYGTFYRLESPFEGNDTAWMFVSKDQTEAMVFYFRVLAEAAHPLVTLKLAGLAEEATYQMEDVTFAGDELMNLGFYIDSELHGDYATQRFYLKQI is encoded by the coding sequence ATGATTATATTTGACAATCACACACAAACATTTCATTTACAAAATAAAAAAATTAGCTATCTATTAGGAATCGAAGAAAATAATTATTTAACGCATCTTTATTTTGGAAAAAAGATTACGCACTATTCTGGTGGGTATCGCTATCCCCGAACAGATCGTTCCTTCTCACCCAACAATGCAAATGCGCAAGATCGTTTATTATCTTTAGATACATTACCATTAGAATTTCCAGGATATGGACATGGTGATTTTAGAGAACCAGCGCATAATATTAAATTAGGAAACGGTAGTCGTGTAAATGATTTTCGTTATGACAGCTACGAAATTCAAAAAGGAAAGCCCAGCTTAGCGGGATTACCAGCCTTATATACGGAAGATGATGATGAAGCTGAAACGCTGATTATTCAATTGAAAGACGCGATTAGTGGATTGACTTTACAGTTGTTCTACACAATTTATCAAAATCACAGTGCAATTATTCGTTCTACGCAATTAGTAAATAATAGTGATGAAACAGTGGAGATTAATCGCTTAGCTAGTCAATCAATTGATTTTTCAAATCGTCCACTCGAGTTAATTCATTTAAATGGTACCTGGGCAAGAGAACGTCAAATGACTAGAGAAAAAATTCATACAGGGATGAAAGTATTAGATAGTAAACGCGGGTCAAGCAGCCATCAACAAAATCCGTTTGTTGCTTTAGTAGATGCCAAAACAGATGAATTTCAAGGAGAGGCATATGGATTTAATTTAGTTTATAGCGGTAATCACGAAACGGTGATTCAAAAAGATCCATTTGACCAAACACGGGTCATTATGGGAATTAATTCATTTAATTTTGGTTGGCAACTAAAAACTGGCGACACATTTCAAACGCCAGAAGTCGTGATGGTTTATAGTAATGAAGGTCTAAATGCGTTATCACATACGTATCATGAATTGTATAATCACCGTTTAATTCGTGGAAACTATCGTTTACAAGAACGTCCCACGTTAATCAACAACTGGGAAGCAACGTATTTTGATTTTAACGAAGAAAAAATCATGAATATTGTCGATGATGCGAAAAACTTGGGCATTGAAATGTTTGTTTTAGATGATGGTTGGTTTGGCGGTCGTGAAAATGACTTCACTTCATTAGGTGATTGGGTTGAAACAGAAGGCAAACTTGCTTGTGGTTTGGAAAATTTAGCCGAGCAAGTGCATGATAAAGGGATGAAATTTGGGATTTGGTTTGAACCGGAAATGATTTCTGAAGATAGTGAACTATTTCGAGCACATCCAGATTGGGCATTGGGCATTCCAGGTCGTGACCGCTCAATTAGTCGAAATCAATATGTCCTTGATTTTTCAAGACAAGATGTTCGTGATAATATCTATCAACAAATGACGGCGATTTTTGATCGTGTACCGATTGATTATGTGAAGTGGGATATGAATCGAAATATGACAGAAGTCTATTCTGTCTTGTTGGACTCAACGATGCAAGGTGAAGTGGCTCATCGTTATATGTTAGGGTTATATGAATTTTTAGAAAAATTAACAACGAATTATCCAACTATTTTATTTGAAAGTTGTTCGGGTGGAGGCGGTCGTTTTGATGCAGGTTTCTTGTATTACATGCCACAAACTTGGACGAGCGACAATACTGATGCCGTGGCTCGTCTGAAAATTCAATATGGAACCAGCTTAGTGTATCCAATTTCAAGTATGGGTGCGCATGTTTCAGCAGTCCCAAATCATCAAACAGGAAGAGAAACGAGTTTAACTATTCGTGGCAATGCTGCGATGGCTGGTGTTTTTGGGTATGAGCTAGATCTAACGCAATTAACTTCTGAAGAAAAAGCAGAAATTAAAGAACAAGTTGCCTTTTATAAAAAGCATCGTCAACTTTTGCAATATGGAACTTTTTATCGCTTGGAAAGTCCGTTTGAAGGTAATGATACTGCATGGATGTTTGTCTCAAAAGACCAAACAGAAGCCATGGTCTTTTATTTCCGAGTATTAGCAGAAGCTGCGCATCCATTAGTCACATTGAAATTAGCAGGATTAGCAGAAGAAGCAACTTATCAAATGGAAGATGTAACATTTGCTGGCGATGAATTGATGAATCTCGGTTTTTATATTGATTCAGAACTACATGGTGATTATGCAACACAACGCTTTTATTTGAAACAGATATAG
- a CDS encoding carbohydrate ABC transporter permease: MKTSKEKNISKYLLLLLGGFMILVPLVSTLFGSFKTTPDIMNNFFRFPNPATLENFRRLLADGIGHYFWNSAIITIIAVVAVTAIIPMAAYSLARKMTRGKAYGLMYLFLILGIFVPFQVIMIPITVMMSKIGLANMWGLILLYLTYAVPQTLFLYVGFIKLNVPISLDEAAEIDGASHFTTYFKIVFPMLKPMHATTIILNALWFWNDFMLPLLILNRDSNMWTLPLFQYNYTGQYFNDYGPSFASYTVGIVTITLVYLAFQRSIIAGMSNGAVK; the protein is encoded by the coding sequence ATGAAAACATCAAAAGAAAAAAATATTTCTAAATACTTGCTTTTATTATTAGGGGGCTTCATGATTTTAGTTCCCTTAGTCTCAACGCTATTCGGTTCATTTAAAACAACACCCGATATTATGAATAATTTCTTTCGTTTTCCTAATCCAGCGACTTTGGAAAATTTCCGAAGATTGTTAGCGGATGGAATTGGTCATTACTTCTGGAATTCGGCAATCATCACAATCATTGCAGTAGTTGCTGTGACAGCAATTATTCCTATGGCTGCTTATTCACTAGCAAGAAAAATGACTCGTGGGAAAGCATACGGATTGATGTATTTATTTTTAATTTTAGGAATTTTTGTTCCTTTCCAAGTAATTATGATTCCGATTACCGTTATGATGAGTAAAATTGGTTTAGCAAATATGTGGGGATTAATCTTACTATATCTCACTTATGCCGTACCACAGACGCTATTTTTATATGTTGGTTTTATTAAACTAAATGTGCCTATCAGTCTGGATGAGGCTGCTGAAATTGATGGGGCTAGTCACTTTACAACTTATTTCAAAATTGTTTTCCCAATGTTAAAACCAATGCATGCTACGACTATTATTCTTAATGCTTTATGGTTTTGGAATGATTTCATGCTACCATTATTAATTTTAAATCGTGATTCTAATATGTGGACACTACCATTGTTTCAATATAATTATACGGGACAATATTTTAACGACTATGGTCCAAGTTTTGCTTCCTATACAGTAGGAATTGTCACGATTACACTAGTTTATCTTGCTTTCCAAAGAAGTATTATAGCTGGAATGAGCAATGGAGCAGTGAAATAA
- a CDS encoding carbohydrate ABC transporter permease, producing the protein MKIKEILNRYWAIIFVAIPIILQMIFFYFPMVQGAFYSLTNWTGLTYNFDFVGLNNYKILFSDPKFIKSIGFTLIVTLCMIAGQIGFGILIARALNANIKGKTFFRAWFFFPAVLSGVVVSLVFKQIFNYGLPKIGSMLGIEFLQTSLLGTTWGAIFAVIFVLLWQGIAMPVIIFLAGFQSIPQEIIEAARMDGANDKQIFWNIEITYLLPSISMVFIMALKGGLTAFDQIFALTGGGPSDATTSLGLLVYNYAFKNNQFGYANAIALVLFILIGIVSLAQLKLSKKFEI; encoded by the coding sequence ATGAAAATAAAAGAAATTTTAAATCGTTACTGGGCAATCATTTTTGTAGCAATTCCAATTATTTTGCAGATGATTTTTTTCTACTTTCCAATGGTTCAAGGTGCTTTTTACAGTTTAACTAATTGGACTGGTCTGACTTATAATTTTGATTTTGTGGGTTTGAACAATTATAAGATTCTTTTTTCTGATCCGAAGTTTATCAAATCGATTGGCTTCACTTTAATTGTGACGCTTTGCATGATTGCTGGACAAATTGGTTTTGGTATTTTGATTGCGCGGGCGTTGAACGCAAATATTAAAGGGAAAACATTCTTTAGAGCATGGTTCTTTTTTCCAGCGGTCTTGTCGGGCGTGGTTGTTTCTTTAGTATTTAAACAAATTTTTAACTATGGTTTACCAAAAATTGGTAGTATGTTAGGCATTGAATTTTTACAAACCAGTCTTTTAGGAACAACATGGGGAGCGATTTTTGCAGTAATTTTTGTTTTACTTTGGCAAGGAATTGCCATGCCAGTCATCATTTTCTTAGCGGGTTTTCAAAGTATTCCACAAGAAATTATTGAAGCTGCTAGAATGGATGGGGCGAATGATAAGCAAATTTTTTGGAATATTGAAATCACCTACTTATTACCAAGTATTTCAATGGTATTTATTATGGCATTAAAAGGCGGTTTAACAGCATTTGATCAAATTTTTGCTTTAACTGGTGGTGGACCAAGTGATGCCACAACATCTTTGGGGTTACTTGTTTATAATTATGCTTTTAAAAACAATCAGTTTGGTTATGCGAATGCTATTGCTTTAGTCTTATTTATCCTAATTGGGATTGTTTCACTGGCACAATTAAAATTATCGAAAAAATTTGAAATCTAG
- a CDS encoding carbohydrate ABC transporter permease encodes MGLKVQKNITKITTFVLCALMFVLYAFPFLLVLINSFKTRIEVVENPVALPKTWSFDNFIEAYKTMNFGSALINSLLVTTISVTVIILCSSMLAYYLVRTNSKLSKVIFMSLVASMIIPFQSLMIPFVTIFGNIGLLNSRGMLIYFYLGFGISMATFMYHGFIKSIPIELEEAAIIDGASQIQVFFKVVFPMLSPTTATIAILDVLWVWNDFLLPSLVLVNDDVRTLPLSTFYFFGKYTANYSVAMAALVLVLLPILIFYFIMQKKIIAGVADGAIK; translated from the coding sequence ATGGGATTAAAAGTACAAAAAAATATAACTAAAATTACAACATTTGTTTTATGTGCTTTGATGTTTGTGTTATATGCCTTTCCTTTTTTATTGGTATTAATTAATTCATTTAAAACAAGAATTGAGGTTGTAGAAAATCCAGTTGCTTTACCTAAAACTTGGAGTTTTGATAACTTTATTGAAGCCTATAAAACGATGAATTTTGGAAGTGCTTTGATTAACTCATTACTTGTTACAACTATATCTGTCACTGTAATTATTTTGTGTTCATCAATGCTGGCGTATTATTTAGTAAGAACGAATTCAAAATTAAGTAAAGTTATTTTCATGTCATTAGTTGCTTCGATGATTATTCCTTTTCAGTCTTTGATGATTCCATTTGTTACTATTTTTGGGAATATTGGTCTATTAAATAGTCGAGGAATGCTGATTTATTTCTATTTAGGATTTGGAATTAGTATGGCAACGTTTATGTATCATGGTTTCATTAAAAGCATTCCTATTGAATTGGAAGAAGCCGCTATTATTGATGGAGCAAGTCAAATACAAGTCTTTTTTAAAGTTGTGTTTCCTATGTTGTCTCCAACGACAGCTACAATTGCCATTTTAGATGTGTTGTGGGTATGGAATGATTTTCTCTTACCATCGTTAGTTCTGGTAAATGATGATGTCCGAACATTACCATTATCAACGTTTTATTTCTTTGGTAAATATACAGCAAATTACAGCGTTGCCATGGCAGCTTTAGTATTGGTATTGCTCCCAATTTTAATTTTCTATTTTATTATGCAAAAGAAAATTATTGCTGGCGTAGCAGATGGCGCAATTAAATAA
- a CDS encoding alpha-glucosidase/alpha-galactosidase — translation MTKITFIGAGSTIFAKNVLGDAMLTPSLQDAHIALYDIDEKRLKESELMLKNINKNSNENRADIVSYPDRKEALREADFVINAIQVGGYKPSTVIDFDIPKKYGLRQTIGDTMGIGGIFRTLRTLPVMLDFAKEMEEVCPNAWLLNYTNPMAMLTMGVLKATSIKTVGLCHSVQVCVPELFEHLGIADQYDLNDFQWKIAGINHMAFLLEITKNGEDFYPTIRQLAAEKPNPHPDSVRFELLKRFGYYITESSEHNAEYHPYFIKSKYPELIDELGIPLDEYLRRCEQQINDWESMREDIVNNGELTHTRSREYASYIMDSITTGTPSVIAGNVLNKGLITNLPTDVCVEVPCLVDKNGVQPTYVGELPTQLAALNRTNINVQELTVEAALTLDKSKIYQAAYLDPHLSSELSLTDIKNLVDDLIEAHGDYLPEYN, via the coding sequence ATGACAAAAATTACATTTATTGGTGCAGGAAGTACTATTTTTGCAAAAAACGTATTAGGCGATGCGATGTTAACCCCAAGTCTACAAGATGCACATATTGCATTGTACGATATTGATGAAAAACGACTAAAAGAATCAGAATTAATGCTTAAAAATATTAATAAAAATTCGAATGAAAATCGTGCTGATATTGTTTCTTATCCTGATCGCAAAGAAGCGTTAAGAGAGGCTGATTTTGTTATTAATGCTATTCAAGTGGGTGGTTATAAACCGTCAACAGTGATTGATTTTGATATTCCTAAAAAATATGGGTTGCGACAAACTATTGGTGACACCATGGGAATTGGTGGGATTTTTAGAACCCTACGGACACTACCAGTAATGTTAGACTTTGCTAAAGAAATGGAAGAAGTTTGTCCAAATGCTTGGTTATTGAACTATACAAATCCGATGGCAATGTTAACCATGGGTGTTTTAAAAGCGACGAGTATTAAGACTGTTGGTTTATGTCATAGCGTTCAAGTATGCGTACCAGAATTGTTTGAGCATTTAGGAATAGCCGATCAATATGACTTAAATGACTTTCAATGGAAAATTGCAGGCATTAATCATATGGCATTCTTGTTGGAAATTACAAAAAATGGGGAAGATTTCTATCCAACAATTCGTCAGTTAGCTGCAGAAAAACCAAATCCACATCCAGATTCTGTACGTTTTGAATTGTTGAAACGTTTTGGTTACTATATTACAGAATCAAGTGAACACAATGCAGAATACCATCCATACTTTATTAAATCAAAATACCCAGAATTGATTGACGAATTAGGGATTCCGTTGGATGAATACTTACGTCGTTGTGAACAACAAATTAATGATTGGGAAAGCATGCGAGAGGACATTGTAAATAATGGGGAGTTAACACATACGAGAAGTCGTGAATATGCTTCATATATCATGGATTCTATTACGACAGGAACTCCGTCAGTGATTGCAGGAAATGTCTTAAATAAAGGCTTAATCACAAACTTACCGACAGATGTTTGTGTGGAAGTACCTTGTTTAGTCGATAAAAATGGCGTGCAACCAACCTATGTCGGTGAATTGCCAACACAATTAGCTGCTTTAAATCGGACGAATATCAATGTTCAAGAACTGACAGTAGAAGCCGCTTTAACACTAGATAAATCAAAAATTTATCAAGCAGCGTATTTAGATCCACATCTATCATCTGAATTGTCTTTAACAGATATCAAAAATTTAGTGGATGATTTAATCGAAGCACATGGGGACTATTTACCTGAATATAATTAA
- a CDS encoding LacI family DNA-binding transcriptional regulator: MANISDVAKLAGLSVSTVSRVINNQRYVTEEKKQAVLKAMEELNYQPSVAARQLRGRQSKILGIIVPRITNPFFSYLVDEIQKQAYERDFQIMIFQSDESKEKEITFLNLMQQKQIDGVIMCAVENDEEKISSYLEYGPIILCNEKFISGKLPTISLDQEYGAYIGAKYLIEKGYTKIAYCTGGYFDGDGKGNERDKGFQRALTECDLEFSREWLFTNQHTIEDGKKLAHTYQELKQRPDAIFTGSDEIAAGFISEANRLGINVPQDVAVLGFDNQLIAELTTPAITTVHQPTEELGKQTINLMFNILENKSYKIEDEKLNMHIVIRESA; the protein is encoded by the coding sequence ATGGCAAATATTTCAGATGTAGCAAAACTTGCTGGACTTTCTGTGTCAACAGTGTCGCGAGTGATTAATAATCAACGTTACGTTACAGAAGAAAAAAAACAAGCAGTGCTCAAAGCAATGGAAGAATTGAACTATCAACCTAGTGTAGCGGCGAGACAGTTACGAGGAAGACAATCTAAAATTTTAGGAATCATTGTTCCTCGCATTACGAATCCTTTTTTCTCCTATCTTGTTGATGAAATTCAAAAACAAGCATATGAAAGAGATTTTCAGATTATGATTTTTCAAAGTGATGAGAGTAAAGAAAAAGAAATTACGTTTTTAAATCTCATGCAACAAAAACAAATTGATGGTGTCATCATGTGTGCAGTAGAGAATGACGAGGAGAAAATTTCTTCCTACTTAGAATATGGGCCTATCATTTTATGTAACGAAAAGTTCATTTCAGGTAAGTTACCCACGATTAGCTTGGATCAAGAATATGGTGCGTATATCGGTGCTAAATATTTAATTGAAAAAGGCTATACAAAAATTGCTTATTGTACAGGTGGTTATTTTGATGGTGATGGTAAAGGAAATGAACGCGATAAAGGATTTCAAAGAGCATTAACAGAGTGTGATCTTGAATTTTCAAGAGAATGGTTATTTACAAATCAACATACGATTGAAGATGGGAAAAAACTTGCACATACTTACCAAGAATTAAAACAACGCCCAGATGCTATCTTTACGGGAAGTGATGAGATTGCTGCCGGATTTATTTCTGAGGCGAATCGATTAGGGATTAATGTTCCACAAGATGTGGCGGTATTAGGTTTTGATAATCAACTCATCGCAGAATTAACAACCCCAGCTATAACGACTGTTCATCAACCAACGGAAGAGCTTGGGAAACAAACCATTAACTTAATGTTCAATATTTTAGAGAATAAATCTTATAAAATTGAGGATGAGAAGTTAAATATGCATATAGTCATTAGGGAATCTGCATAA
- a CDS encoding ABC transporter substrate-binding protein, producing MKKRTLGLGLVTLLASTVFIAGCGSNGDKGSSADKAEISLLIGKEEIATELDETIAKYNSSQDKYEVKVLPLAGQNINEKLTSLYAAKNAPVMMNMGVASDLALWEDKLLDLSDLPLVENIEQTYLDSGIVNGKQLGIPTTIEAFGFLYNKEVLDEAVGGDFDQNSIQSRSDLEDLIKKIEALDGKVALEISPMDWSLGAHFSNIMFTNQSDTTEGRHQFMTDMQDGKVDLAKNEVYNNWVDTFDLMKEHNAAKKSALSADYDSATLGLANGDIGLWFMGNWAMPQLLEANPDATYGILPVPISDEEGAYGNTQISIGVPQTWAIDASQSTEEQQAGAKDFLNWMYEDEEGQDYYVNKLGFIPINSSNKVEPKDSLSQSVLGYLQEDRGLEWMNAYYPPTAFPSMGASIQKYLGGEIDRDGLTEEIVNYWKNDSK from the coding sequence ATGAAGAAAAGAACTTTAGGTTTAGGGCTAGTCACATTGTTAGCATCAACAGTTTTTATTGCAGGTTGTGGTTCAAATGGTGATAAAGGTAGTTCTGCAGATAAAGCAGAAATCAGCTTGCTAATTGGTAAAGAGGAAATTGCAACGGAATTGGATGAAACAATTGCTAAATATAATAGTTCTCAAGATAAATATGAAGTGAAAGTTTTACCTTTAGCAGGACAAAATATTAATGAAAAATTGACTTCTTTATATGCTGCCAAAAATGCTCCAGTCATGATGAATATGGGGGTTGCTTCAGATTTGGCTTTATGGGAAGACAAATTATTAGACTTATCTGATTTGCCTTTGGTAGAAAATATCGAACAAACTTATTTAGATTCAGGAATTGTTAATGGAAAACAATTAGGTATTCCAACAACAATCGAAGCATTTGGTTTCTTATACAATAAAGAAGTACTAGATGAAGCTGTCGGTGGCGATTTTGATCAAAATTCTATTCAATCAAGAAGTGATTTAGAAGATTTAATCAAGAAAATTGAAGCGTTAGATGGGAAAGTTGCTTTAGAAATTTCACCAATGGATTGGTCATTAGGTGCCCATTTTTCTAATATAATGTTTACGAATCAATCAGATACAACTGAAGGCAGACATCAATTTATGACAGATATGCAAGATGGAAAAGTTGATTTAGCTAAAAACGAAGTCTACAACAATTGGGTAGATACATTTGATTTGATGAAAGAACACAATGCCGCTAAGAAATCAGCATTGTCTGCGGACTATGATTCAGCAACACTAGGATTAGCTAATGGTGATATCGGTCTTTGGTTCATGGGAAATTGGGCAATGCCTCAATTATTAGAAGCAAATCCTGATGCAACTTATGGTATTTTACCTGTGCCAATTTCAGATGAAGAAGGCGCTTATGGGAATACCCAAATCTCAATTGGCGTTCCTCAAACGTGGGCAATCGATGCGTCACAATCAACGGAAGAACAGCAAGCAGGTGCAAAAGACTTTTTAAATTGGATGTATGAAGATGAAGAAGGTCAAGATTACTATGTGAACAAGTTAGGCTTTATTCCAATTAATAGCAGTAACAAAGTAGAGCCTAAAGATTCATTGTCGCAATCAGTATTAGGGTACCTACAAGAAGATCGTGGATTAGAATGGATGAATGCTTATTATCCACCGACCGCTTTCCCATCAATGGGTGCGTCTATTCAAAAATATTTGGGCGGCGAAATTGACCGTGATGGTTTGACAGAAGAAATTGTCAATTATTGGAAAAATGATTCAAAATAA
- a CDS encoding carbohydrate ABC transporter permease, with translation MYDNQSLLEKLKRFGIFAAIPVFVFITVVAIPFLLGIYMTVTNSTGTNISTEFVGLKNYIDAFNDKVFWNSLILTFKYTFWALLLTNVIAFALALLVTSGFKGQNFFRMGFFTPNLIGGVILGFIWQFIFTRILVYIGDGVGSELLANSWLADPKMALWALVLVGVWQNSGYMMLLYIAGLTGIPESLTEAASLDGANNWQILRKIKIPMMLPAFTTSIFLTLQRSFMVYDTNLSLTKGGPYRSTEMISMHVYNEAFLYQNYGTGQAKAIILFLIVAAIALTQVGIMKRKEVEA, from the coding sequence ATGTACGACAATCAAAGCTTGCTCGAAAAGCTAAAAAGATTTGGAATTTTTGCAGCAATACCTGTCTTCGTATTTATCACCGTAGTAGCTATTCCATTTTTATTAGGTATTTATATGACGGTTACGAATTCTACAGGTACAAATATTTCAACTGAATTTGTAGGGTTAAAAAATTACATTGACGCTTTTAACGATAAAGTTTTTTGGAACTCATTAATTTTGACATTTAAGTATACATTTTGGGCATTATTATTAACAAATGTAATTGCGTTTGCTTTAGCATTATTAGTTACTAGTGGATTCAAAGGACAAAACTTCTTCAGAATGGGTTTCTTTACACCTAATTTGATTGGTGGAGTTATTTTAGGATTTATTTGGCAATTTATTTTCACTCGTATTTTAGTTTATATCGGTGATGGCGTGGGCTCAGAATTATTAGCAAATTCATGGTTAGCGGATCCTAAAATGGCGTTATGGGCGTTAGTCCTTGTAGGGGTATGGCAAAATTCAGGTTATATGATGCTGCTTTATATAGCGGGGTTAACTGGAATTCCAGAATCATTAACTGAAGCGGCTTCTTTAGATGGAGCAAATAATTGGCAAATTCTACGAAAAATAAAAATTCCAATGATGTTACCAGCATTTACAACAAGTATTTTTTTAACATTACAAAGAAGTTTTATGGTCTACGATACAAACCTTTCTTTAACAAAAGGTGGCCCATATCGTTCGACAGAAATGATTTCTATGCATGTATACAATGAGGCTTTTCTATACCAAAACTATGGTACGGGACAAGCAAAAGCAATTATCTTATTTTTAATTGTTGCAGCAATTGCGTTAACGCAAGTTGGAATCATGAAGAGAAAAGAGGTTGAAGCTTAA